CTCATGGAGTTCTGGGGAGAAAGTCCCTCTCTTAAGCACTGATGTGAATGCTATTAGGCAAGGATGAGAGTTGGCTGCACAAACTCTAGTGGCTAAAAGCCAGGTGGGTTAGGGGTGGGGTTACAGGTCAGAGGGGGTTGGTTCAGAGGGTAAAGGGGTCAGAGGGGTGGGAAGATTTTGAGGGGGTGCGGGGTGAAGACTTACGCAGCGTTGTGGGCCCTCCCCCGCGCGGGGCCGCCGCGGCCCTTACCCTTGTGCAGTACGGCGTTGGCCGGCTTGTTCCCCGCCAGCGACTCCTTGGAGAGGTGCTGGTGGCTCTCAGCCAGGCACTCGGCCTCGGCGAAGCGGGCGTGGAGGGCCATGGCGGGGTGCGCCGGCTCCTGTGATAGGTTCAGGTAGGCCGCCCGCCGAAGCTGCTCCTCTATCACCAGCGCCTGCTCCAggagctgagggggagggggagaggagtgaGTGCAGGGTCTGCCAGCAGTGGGTGAGTGGACAGTGGGCCAGACTGGAGACCACACTGCTCACTGCTGACCCAGGGCATCCCCACTCCACACCAATACCGACCCTAGCACCAACCCCGATCCAGACCACAGTCACAGACCCAAGCTTACACCCCAGTCTGGGCCTCAAGCATCACCACCACCTCAAGGTGTTAACCTTCCCTACAGTCCAACCAGAGGGGGCCCACCTCTCACCCAAGCCCGTCTTCAACACTGTTCCTTTTGTTCCTCATGCCCACCTTGAATCTCCGGGCCAGAAACTTATTTTTCATCTCCAGAAAGTTCCCCTTATTGGCTTCAGTTTTAAATGGCTCATTGATAATGGCAAACTGagcatcattctggatgtcctgcCACCGTGCATAGCCATGGCTGCCAATGAAGGAAGACGACCATCAAGGAATTTAACAGGAATGGCCTGGGCTTGATCTCCCCAAAGGGTGGCACTGTGCCCCCTTCTCTGGGTGTGGACTCCTCTTCCCTGTAACTCCCCTCTCTCTAGGTTGTAAGaaccttttttttcttgtatttgtatCAAAGGATACAGAACAATCCCAGCCAGAAGCCAATAGTCATGTCTTCGGTGCCAGATTTCATTGAGTTTCCCCGAGGAAATAGCTGCCCGTTCCTCATTCTGCCACAGTGTGTGAAGCTCTGAAAAGAGGATGGAAGATAGATGAGGCATCAGGAATTTTCAAACCACATCCAACCCAACAAACAGGTAGAGATGAGGGAACTGAATAGTGGTGGAGGACGCTAAGGGCTCTTTATGAGGGACAGGTCAAGGTTAGAGTAGGGTTAAAATAGATGGTTAAAAAAGTAGTTACAAACAAGGTTCAAGTTAGAATTAAGAATAAAGgtagagcccagccagcatggctcagtagtcgAGCGttaacctacgaaccaggaggtcagggtttgattcctggtcagggcacatggccagggtggggcatgcaggaggcagccgatcaatgattctctcccatcattgatgtttctctctctccctctccctttctcgctgaaatcaataaaaaaaaaaaaaagtaataaataaataaataaataaaggtagaATTAAAGACAACTTTAGAGTTAAgagtacagacagtccttgggttacacTGGACTAGACTTAggttgtttcgtggttacgtcgccatctcccatttacttatataaaaaaaaagattctgtaattttgatgtatgtacatatgtgctttatgttttttattatttatttaccacaaggtcaggaattgttatctttgttttaatttttttttactgtttcacttcatcaCTGCGGTGTATGTGTTCCCTGTGAGTGACGTatgtgcttatgtaggtgggttccgactgaCGCGAAAATCGTGTTACGTCGCGCCGTAGGAACGGAGctccgacgtaacctgaggaccacTGTACACTTAAGAAGGACTGAGGGCAAGGAGTAGAGACAGTGTGTATCATTTCATTGGCAATTACTTGGAATTAAGGCCTCAGGCAAAAAGAGAGACCCCATGAGGATGAGCACATCCCAGTGAAAAATAGGTGGCAGTAAGCGACACCCACCCACCTGTAAAGCCGCCATCTGCAATATTGAACATGAACCGTGgcttctctgccttctcctcacGTCGCCCATTGGATCGTGGCTCGTCTCGGGGCCCAGACCGAAGCTCCCGGCCGCCTTTCACATCTTCTGCTAGGGCAGATGGGACAGAGCTCACACCTGAGGAGTCTCCTTCCAGACCCCATGACTACCCCCTGTGCTCTGCTGGAACTGGGAATAGCAACCCACCCAGGTGCCAGGCATTTGGTCCCCCAGACTCCACCTCCCCTGATTCCCTCTGGTTCCCAAGTGTCCAGTCCTTCCACCCATTACCTCTCTTGCCCAAATCCCCTGTTTCCCCCTCTGGCCTCTCCCTGTGTTCCTGTCCATCCAAcggcttctcctcccccctctctcctggcGTCGACTctgtggctgtgggagggggtaagggacaggaagggagaatGTCACCCTCATTCCCTGAACCCAGAAGAGGGAACCCCCAAATTCTAAGCCCATCCCCCCTAAGTCCATGCACCCACCTGACTTCTCTCTGTCCCCCCGGTACCCAGGTTCAGGCTCCATCTCTCCAGCCACCCCTGGCTCCTCGTCCTCCAGAGGAATCTTCCTTGACTCCGGCCGTTCCCCGAGCGatagggctgggctgggggcatcAGCCTGGGAGACAATGAGTCTGGATGAACTGAGGGTTCCCAGACACCTGACCTTCAAGAccccccttccttctccttagAGGAGCCAGGTCGCCACACACCTCTGTCTCCATCTTCTCCCCAATTTTGCTATTCTTCTCTGGCTTCTCCTCCTGGTTTTCAGCTTCATCCTTCTCAAGTGGCGTCCTTACGCCATCTCCTTTCTCACTGGGAGCTGGAGTAGCTACAGGGGGAAGGCAGAGTGAAGAAGGCAGAAACTCCCCACCTTGACCCCAATCCCTCTGTGTCTGGCCCCACCCGATACCGGCCTCATCTCCATCTCTCCAGCTATGCTGCCCCATTACCAGGCTTAGAGGTGCAGGGGCTGTTGGCAGCAGAAGCCTCGGGGGTGGTGGGAGACGTTTTGGTGGGAGAGGAGGCTCTGGAGGAGCGCTTGGAGTCAGCACTGGGGTCAGGCATCAGCTCAGGCATCGACCAGCGCCCATTGATGTGCTCAAACTCTTGtacctgaggggagagggagtgtcACAGACACAGGATCTGCTTCAGGCAATGGACACCAAGGAGCTCCAGTCCCCCGTCTCATCTTGAACCAGCCTGAGTCTGGAACTCAGGGACGCAAGACAGAGGAAGGACAGGGGCCAGGCAGCCAGCTTGGCCCTTTTGGTGAGGAGAAGACtgtaccttattttttaaaataattctttattgttgaaagtattacatatgtccctctctccccccattgatcccctccaacCTGCCCCAGACCCAGGCCCTAACCGCCCCACTGTCTGTGTGCATGGGCCATGTGATACCTTCTTCTTGACGAGAGACATGACTCCAATGCGGGTCAATACTTGCTGGCGACTCAGGCCCTCCCGAGGGACCCCGTCGGCAAATGTTTCAGAGCCGTCTGCCCCGGGCTCACAGAGATGGCGCATGAACAAAGACACGTAGGCCCTAAGAACCATGGGGATTGAAGGTGGGTTAGAAGAGCCTTAAGAAGGACAGGGGTTACAGAACCCCTGAACCCTAAATTCCTCAGGTGCCTCCGGGGGTCCTCCTGAGCCTCTCCAAATCCTAAACCCCCATCTGCCCCTCCCCTtgttcttccactctctctttggCTTTGGTACTTCATTCCTAGGCCCCATCAGTCAGCTCCTCATCCTTTTCACCAGCTCCCCTGCCCGGCTAATGGCCAAATAAATGTGAGGCAAGGACAGTCTAGGAGAGGCTCCTCTCGTAACCACCTCTCCCATGGGGGAAAAAGCCCGGCCTCTCTACTCTCAGCTCGTCTGAGGGAAGGTGGGTCAGGCTAAGCCCACCTCCCAGGAAACCGAGCTAGGACTGTTGTACGGCAGGGAGCGTGATGGTCAGCTGAGTAAGATCACATCATATGgggccaagaggaaggagcacacACCCAAAGCTCTTACCCTTTCACCCAACTCGGTCCCGTATCACCCACACTCACTTGAACTCTTTCTCAGTCTTGCCCCTTAGGTCTCGCACCAGCCACTGAGTGGTGAAGGCATCCTGCGGCGGCATCCCCCAGCGCATCACGGCATTGAGGAAAGCCTTCCGCTGACGGGTGTTGAACCCCAACACCtagggagaggagggagcgggAGATGACGTCCAGGCTTCTCATTTCTTGGTCCTTTCTCCCTCAGTGACTCAATTTCCGaccccagctttcattctctccTTAGGGAACTCCGGGGCGCCCGGGCCCAGCTCTCACCTCAATGTTGCCCCCAACGCGAGCCAGCAGTGGAGGCAGTGGCTTATCTTTTTCATTCCGGAGCTGCCTCTTTGACTGTCGACGCCCTGGACAGGGATGACCCCAGCAAGTAGATCCATTACTTCTTCCACCCCCAGTCCTGCCAACACCCCATTCCCACAAGATAAAGAACTCGGGGAAGGCCTGTGACATGTCTGAGGCATTTCTAATTTTCTTCCAAGCACTTTCAGAACTACTAACTCAGTAGTTCTAAAAGAATCAAGTCATATTGAAAAATTACTATTAAATATTTGATGCAAGCAAGAttactgatgggaatgtaaaatgatgcaaccTTTCTTTATCTTTCATTTAGGCATCTAAGCTTGTGTGGTTATATACTCCGAATTTTAACAGTGGTGAGGTTAgggatatttctttctttctgctcatCTGTaatctttactttttcttaaaaaaaaaaaaaaaagggcatttatttatataaaaactggGCTTAAAGGACAATAGGAAGTGAAATGAGAAGAGATGTGGTAGAAAGTCAGGAAAGTAGATGCCACCTTCAGGACGCTCATCAAagtcttcatcctcctcctctgATCCCACCGAGTATTCTGACTGGTTATCTGCAAGGGGAAAGGCCTCAGTGTCAGCGATGGCTCCCTGGACAAGCCCTTTCCTCCTGGATGCCTCCTGGGGATGCTGGATGACGTCCGCAGTCTGACTTCAAAGCCATATATCCTGAACCATGTCCACACACCTTGTCTCTGACCCCTCCTGAATCCTGGGTAACCCACTTTAAACAAGGACTCCTGGGTGTCCATAGGaaccctccaccaccaccaaataGTTTAGATCACTCGCGAATCCACCTGGCCTCTGGGTAGCTCCTACTGATCCCTCCTAATCCCTTTCCCCTTTAAGAAAGAAGGCCCAGCTTCCAGGCCTCTCTCTTTCCTGGAATGCCCCAGCCTCAGGCCCCTCCTCTTCTCAGTTcctgcacggggggggggggggggggggggggggtcctcaccTTGGTCCTCTTGAGCAGCATCGTTGTAGTTGACTTGCTTGCGAACCCGCTTGCCCTTGCCGAGGTTCCGGGCTAGGTCTTCCTGCTGCTGCTCATAGTGATGCCTCAGCAGCTTTTCCCAGTAGTCAGGGTCCACGTTCTCCTCCTGCTTGATGATCTCCCGTTCGATCTCCTCAATCTGAACAGCAGGAGAATGAACGCTGGTGGCTTCCCGCTTCACCCAGTCCTTCTCCCTCCTGCCGCCTAGATCTCAGCTCTGCATACATTTTCCGGACATCGCACGTTTTCCTGTTCCTTATCTCTTACCTTCAGTACGCTCCTCCTCGTTATTTCCCTCTCGAAACTTCTCCTCTAGTGCCCTCTGCGTCCCCCCTGCTCTGACGCAGAAAGCACCCTTCCGTGTGTACCAGTGCAGTGCTTTCTGTGCCTAAGTCTTTCTCCACAGTCCAGTTTGACCCAGACCAAGCAGTTGTTTGTGGCTCACTACTGCTCTTTGCTGGGCACTAAGATAAAAGATCAGATAAAAAACAAGAGGAAAGGGATCCTCCTACTTTGAGGTCCAGTAAAGGAAACCGCCCCTCAGAGTTGGCCTGGGATAGACAGTCCCTACCTCGCCCCAGCCTCTCACCTTGTCTTCCTCCCGCACCACATACTGGGCCACCTTGAAGGAACTGAGATATTCGTTCATATTCTGCACGTCAGTGTCTTCGGTTGCATCCTGGTTTCGGTCCAACAGCCGAGCAATGGCCTCATTGTCATAGTGAATCACGCTGCTGTCCTCCTCCTTGTTCTCCCCTGGTGGACATGGGGAACAAGAGGGAACTCTTGAGTTCCAACCAAAGTCTCGGGCAGAACTTTAAAAAGATCCAAGGAAAGCATTCCACTCTGCTTCCCTTCCACAGGAGCTCTGGAGAAGGCCCTTTCCCTGGAAGTCAATGTAGTGATTTGTTGTTTTCAAGCCTACATGAAAGGAAAGGGGCCAACTTTCTCCACAGACTGAACAGAACAGTTTTTCTCCAAGGGTTTCAGAAGAGAAGTGCTCACGGGAGAGCAGGGGCCAGTTTGAAGAAGTTGCAAAAGAAGTTCTCACCCTCGTTCTCATCCTTAAATAGTTCCTCAGTGCCAAATTTGAGGATGTCATCCAGCTCCTGCTTGGACATGGAGCCCGCCttggagcccagcccagggcgcACTACCAGGTGGGTCAGCATCATCTTTCTCTTGGCCACTTGTGTGATCCGCTCTTCCACTGATGCACGAGTCACAAACCGGTAAATCATTACTTTGTTGGCCTGGCCGATTCGATGAGCGCGGCTAAAGGCCTGCAGGAGTGGGAGAAAGTGAGCACGGGCCAGGGGAGTGGCAGAGGAAATGCCATCAACATGTTCCGGAAAGGAGACCGGCAAGGAAGAGTCTTCTATCTGTCCCCccagaggttttttttgttttgttttgttttttttgttaatcaatttcattgatttttagggagagtaggagagggaaggacacagagaaaaatcaatgtgagagaaacacatcgatttgttgcctcctgcaagagcccgactagggcccgggccggggaggagcctgcaaccaaggtacgtgaccttgactggaatcgaacccgggaccctttggtctgcaggccgacgttctatccactgagccaaactggctaggggccCCCAGAGGTTTATTTCTGACCCCAGAACATGACACCCTCCTCCATGAACCAAAGCCTCCTTGCCAAATGGTGCAGAAGCTCTAGGAGGCGAGTTCTCACCTGGATGTCATTATGAGGGTTCCAGTCAGAATCGAAGATGATGACAGTGTCTGCCGTGGCCAGATTGATGCCCAAGCCCCCAGCTCGGGTGGACAGGAGGAAGCAGAATTGTTGGGCCCCAGGAGCTAAGAGGAGTGAATCAGGAGATAAGGCTTTTCTTGTAGCCAGCAATTCAGTCTACCTGTTCCTAGATATTCCCTGACTACAAACAACCATGTCCCCAACTCAAAAGCCCAAGGGGCTTATATCCTCCCAGAAgaggcccctcccagcccagggaccTATGCCCTGGTTTCTCAGGCCTCCCGCAGTGGGACCAAGGCATCTATCTCCCCGCTTACCGTTGAATCTATCAATGGCCTCCTGCCTCAGGGCACCAGTGATGCCACCATCGATGCGCTCATACTTGTAGCCTTCGTAGTCTAAGAAATCCTCTAGCAAGTCTAACATTTTGGTCATCTAGAGCAGGGAAAAGAAGAGCCCAGAATGAGGAGGTAGTGGGGTGTGCCCTGGCTGTTCTGACTATCCCTTTACTTTCCCTCAACCCCAATCTTTACCCTTGTCTCCCTGCACTCCTAAGCTCCCCTGGTGCTGCTTCCCCCAGGCCCCTCTCATTCCACATTCTTGTCATAATTTCTTCTTGATTTCAGATCATTTCTCCTAAGGCAGAGACTCTTCTCTGAGACCCACGAAAAGTTttcaaagaaatctataaatccCCTAAAAACCTGTATACAACTGTTTAATTGTGCAGCTTTTCTGGAGAGTGGACCCATAGCTTTCATAAGATTTCCAAAAGgtctgcctctcctcccctctccaatAAGGTTAACAAATAGAAATAGCTACCAGCCCCCCAGAGACCTCCTTGAAGAGGCAGATGGTTCACCCTCCCATTCTCTCCATGAGGCTTAAAATAAATTGACTACAATTTCCAAAGAACAGGGACCAGGGTCCAAGAGGAACTTAGCTATACCAGAAACTTAAGGGTGAATCTCCTAATCTCTCATCCCATGGCAGGCACAGGAAGGAGGCAAGGGATTAGTCGGATGGTGGGAATGAAGCGCAGGGCTGGGTCACCTGTGAGAAGATGAGCACTCTGTGTCCTTGCTCCTTTAGCTTCCGCAGCATCTTCTGCAGCAGCATGAGCTTCCCAGACGACTTAATAAGGGCCCCACCCTCATAAGCCCCACTGGGGAGTTTTGGGGACTCCTggacaagagggagaaaggaggagaggatAAGGAAACATACCCCTATATTCTAACTGTGCCTAGGAAAGCTAGAAGCCCAAATCCAGCCTCCACACCTTTAAAATTCCTACTCCTCTCAGAAATCCAGTCCCAGCTTCAGCCCTGTGCTCAACACCTCCCACTGTTAGAAAGCCAGGCATGTACTAATCAGTTCCCAGCTCGTGTATCTACCATAGCAGCCACAGGAAAGAGGTATGGATGGTTGCAGCACTTCTTAAGATCCATCATGATGTTAAGCAGTGACACCTGGTTCCCACCGCCTCGTGAATTCAAGGCCTCAAAATTTCGAGTCAGGATATACTTGTAGTATTTCCTGAAGACCGGGGTTGAGGGTAGAGAAGAAACACAATACAATAAATGATTATGATGTTGCACTTGATCACCAACTCTTGGAAAGCTGCCAACAAACGCCCAACCCCGGGCCCAGGTAACCCGCCTTGCATCTCACTTCTGCATGGGGCTCAGCTCCACTCGAACGATGAGCTCTGTCTTGGCTGGCATGTTCTTAAAGACGTCAGCCTTGAGCCTCCGAAGCATATGTGGCCCCAGCAAATCATGCAGTTTTTTAATCTGGTCTTCTTTGGATATGTCTGCaaactcctccaggaagccctccaggtTGCTAGTAGCCAGGAGGAGATGTGAACAGCTGTCAGGTTCTTTGCCTCTGAACTCAAGCTCTATTCTTCACTTCAGATGAACCCTCCACCCACTTGTTTTAGCCCCCCCCGCCCTCTCATTTCTGCAGACTACCCTAAGCAGCTACTTACTTAAACCTTTCTGGGGTGAGGAAGTTCAGCAGGTGAAAAAGCTCTTCCAGATTATTTTGCAATGGAGTCCCTGTTAGCAGTAATTTATGATCTATCTTGTAGCCATTGAGGACCCTGAAAAACTAGAAAATGGGACAAGAAGACAGGAGAAAGGGCCCATCAGTGGCAAATGGTTGGCCCACAGTATCAACCTTTTCCTGCCTCCagcttccatttcctccaggaTCAGAGGCTCCAAGTCCCTAGCCCTCACCCTCTTCCACCCTGGACTTCTCCCAGAGGTTCTCCGGCATCTTGCCTCCTGGACTACAGAGGAGCCCCTGGTACTTAGTATTTTAGGGTTAAGGCAAGTCGGAGTCCACACCTCAAGCTTCTGAGGCCTGAGCGTCGCACTCACCTTGGACTGGTTGTTCTTGAGTCGATGGGCCTCATCCACCACGAGGCAGGCCCAGCGGATGGAGCCAAGTGCTGCCTGATCAATGGTGATCAACTCATACGATGTCAGGAGAACATGGAACTTCACCTGTGCCTCCCTCTGCCAACACAACATTATCCATTCGGCTGCCACCCGACACCCCAGCCCCTAGACCCCCATTTTCTACCGGGGCACCCTGTCCTGACCATGACTGCCAAAGGGACTCGGTTATCCTGTCCTCCAACTTTGGCTCCATGCAGGGATCACTGAACATGGCCCCCAAACTTGCACCACATGTCCAGTATGGACAGATCCATGTACACCCCTGGGAGTACCTACTACATCTCCAGGGCAGGAATGCAGAGAGGTGAGGGTGGGTAAAGGAGGAAGACGCTGGGTGAGGAATAAAGAAACTGAAATCCTGTTGGGGTAAAGAAATGACAGATTTGAGGTCTAAGAGGATATGAAGCAGAGGGGCTTACCTTCATCTTAAAGGCTTTCTTGCCGCCTTTGATGGCATTATCTTCAAAGGAAAACTCATTCTCACGAATGATGGCCCGGCTGTCCTTGTCACCCGTGTATGTCACCACATAAAACTTGGGTGCCCACATCTGGAACTCCCGCTCCCAATTGATGATGGTAGAGAGCGGGGCACTCACCAGGAAGGGACCCTTTGTGTGGCCCTGGGAGTAGAGGGTAGGGGGGACCATTAGTAGGTTGTATACCCCAGTCCCCTGCCTGTCACaccgcgcccccccgccccgcctccatCCTCCATTCCCTCATTCCCCAGGCCAGGCTAGGCCTCGGCCTGGCTTCCCCCTCAGGAGCCCCAGAATTCAGCACCTCCTTATAGAGTGAGTAGAGGAAGACGATGGTTTGTATGGTCTTGCCCAGCCCCATCTCATCAGCCAGAATGGTGTCGGTGCCCTGGGCCCATGAGAAACGTAGCCAATTCAACCCTTCCAGCTGATACATGTGCAGTGTGCCTCCAGTGGCTGTGATAAACCGTGGCTGAGTCTCATATTTCACTGTAGGCTGTAGAGTTAAGAAGTCAAAAAGCTCAAGGAAACTGTCAGCTGTCTTGgtctcctcctctgccctcctccctggcACTGGTACCAAGTTGGGTCACAATTCCCTTTACCACAGCCAGCGCTCGTGGAAGTTCTAGTCTTTAGTCCCTCCCCCTCGTTCCTTAAAACAACACCCAGCAGCACTGCGGGGAAGGACGCTGGTGGAAGGGTCCTATGTGCTTCTGTCTCTAgcggctctctctctcttatgCCAAAATCCCTAGCCACTCCTGGGGCAAGGCTGAATATTGAAGAAAGAGCTACTATTCAAAGAAGCTGTTGAAACTCTGGGAAGTTCCGTCAGTAGCCTCTGGGAAATGTTCAATCACCATGGCCCCAGAAACGAGAGGAAAGCCGTGAGAGGACTTACGTCGTTAGTAGGAGAATTGGGAGGCCCATCAccctgcagctccttcttcttcttcttatacTTCCGGGGCTGGGCGGGGTCCTCTCCCATAATTAGTTCTCTGGGAAAAGAGTGGGTCCTGAGTGAGGCCTGGTTCTTGGTACCCCCCCTCTTCGGAACTCATTCCAGACCTATCTCCCACTTCCCATAATCTACGTATTCTCCCAGGCTTTGTACCCTCACCCTTAGAGTTCACCTCTACAGCTAACTCTCCGTACCCCTGAGCACCCTCTTTCTCATTGCTCAGGCTAAATCATATTTCTGTTCCACACACTGCCTCTTCACCAACCCCACCCCAAACAACCTAACCCAGGTTCCCAATGTCCTAAATTCTAGATAGGTCTGTCCCTCCCTACTGTACCTCATTTTATGCTAAAGGTTTAGCTTTTATGCCTCTATCCTCGGACTCCCTCTAACTCATGACATAGCTCCCTTACCGGTGTCTCCAGTAGCTTTGCTTATGGTCTTCATATTCGGGGATATTCATTTCATCTTCCTCCCACGTGGACTGGTCATATGGCAAGTCCCTCCATTTTACTAAATAGTGGTAATTTCCCTTTTTATCCACACTGTGGGACAGGAGGAGAAAAATAATATGGATCACAAGTaggaaaaaatcataataaacaCAATTATCAGCGAACATGCATAATTTGTCACTGAATCCACAATGTTGGCCACTAAAAGGGAATTCAGAATGGCTGAAATACTACCTTAACTTTTTCAGAATGGCTTCCTAAAAATCAACTACCAAAGAGCACCCCTGGGGCCCTCGCtagtttggcgcagtggatagagcgtcggccttggGACGGACGGggctcaggttcaattccggtcgaagacacatgccttggttgcaggctagatcctggccctgggtggggaatgtatgggaggcaaccaactgatgtgtctctctcacatcgatgtttctctttgtctctcccttcccgtctactctctctatatatcaatgggaaaaatattctcgagtgaggattaacaaaaaacacacaaacccgCCCCTGGGCTTCAATATCACTTGTCCATCCAATCAGTATTTACTAAGCATctactctatgccaggcactggtgAGTCAGGGGTGAACAGAAGAGACAAATGATTCTATTCTCATGGAGCTCATATTCTGCTGGGGAAGGcaacaatgaaacagaaaaataaattatagcacTAGGCAGTAATAAGCACTATGAAGAAAGAAATACTAAAAGCACTGTATTTAGTAGAAATactaaaaacatgtttttcatgTTTTGCTTTCATGCCCTGATCCCCAGACGCACGTGTCATTTCCTGTGCTATTAGAGATTAAAGGAAGCAATGGCAAAAAGTCAGTGCTGGCTGGGCTTTCCCCCTGGAGTCTTTCATCCCCATAGAGGAAACAAGGCCAgaagggctggggctgcagcaggagtTATTCAGATAGGTCAATTATTTGGTTAATTAACAAATGCTAACATGCGGCCATACTTCCAACAAGAAGGGCGGCACATCCCAGAGCCAAGGCCTTCCCAGGGACCGAGAATTCACCTGTGGTTGATGATACGGTGGACCGTCATCCACTCTGGCTTGATGCCAAAACGATAATATTTCTCCTCCATCTCAGCGTAGTGCGGATCTTTCACCTTGCGCTTGTCACTCTTCCCATCATCCTCACCAGAGCCATAGTCCAGGGGTGGGGGCTCATCCATGTCATTCTTCCGTTGGTAGTTTCGGTACATTACCAAGTGGAAGATTTCCAGCTgatggggcacagaggatggtgGGGAAGAGACAACCCTACCATCCCAGGGAAcaaaggggagaaggaagacgCCACCAGGGGAAGCGCATGGAAAGGGGAGCGATGAGAGAGATGGGATGCGACACACAAATTAAAGCGAAAGCAGGAGAATACAATGAAGCAGAACAGAGTCGGGATGTGTGTGGGGATGTAATAAGCAAAGGAGGCAGGGAGTAGGTTTATTAAGATCGAGACTATAGCCCGGCCAGcgggctcagtggtttagcatcgactatgaaccaggaggtcacggtttgattcccggtctggacatatgcctgggttgcgggctcagtccccagtctagggcatgcaggaggcagctgatcgatgattctttctcaccactgatgttctgtctgtctctctctccctttcccttcctctctgaaaccaataaaaacattttaaaaaaattgagaatatAGGTAAAACATGGTTAAAGTTAGATAAGAAATGGGATTAAGGAAGACTATGTTATAACTGAGGGAAGAAATCTAATAAAAACTGAGAGAAATGCcaaaaccggtgtggctcagtggattgagcgttggcctgcggactgaagggtcccaggttcgattccggtcaagggcatgtaccttggttgcgggcatatccccagtggggggtgtgcaggaggcagctgatcgatgtttctctctcatcgatgtttttaactctctatccctctcccgtcctctccgtaaaaaatcaataaaatatatttaaaaaaaaaaaactgagagaAAGGACTAGAGACCAAGAACACCACATTTTCAAACTAAGAAAGTAGGTATGGTGTGAGGGCCTAAGGCTTGATGTGAGGGAAAGCAAAATCTG
The genomic region above belongs to Myotis daubentonii chromosome 16, mMyoDau2.1, whole genome shotgun sequence and contains:
- the CHD3 gene encoding chromodomain-helicase-DNA-binding protein 3 isoform X10, with protein sequence MASPLRDEEEEEEEMVVSEEEEEEEDEGDEEEEEVEAADEDDEDDDEGILGRGPGHDRGRDRDRHSPPACHLFPPPPPPPPPPPPDKDDIRLLPSALGVKKRKRGPKKQKENKPGKPRKRKKLDSEEEFGSERDEYREKSESGGSEYGTGPGRKRRRKHREKKEKKTKRRKKGEGDGGPKQVEQKSSATLLLTWGLEDVEHVFSEEDYHTLTNYKAFSQFMRPLIAKKNPKIPMSKMMTILGAKWREFSANNPFKGSAAAVAAAAAAAAAAVAEQVSAAVSSATPIAPSGSPALPLPPAADIQPPPIRRAKTKEGKGPGHKRRSKSPRVPDGRKKLRGKKMTPLKIKLGLLGGKRKKGSYVFQSDEGPEPEAEESDLDSGSVHSASGRPDGPVRTKKLKRGRPGRKKKKVLGCPAVAGEEEVDGYETDHQDYCEVCQQGGEIILCDTCPRAYHLVCLDPELDRAPEGKWSCPHCEKEGVQWEAKEEEEEYEEEGEEEGEKEEEDDHMEYCRVCKDGGELLCCDACISSYHIHCLNPPLPDIPNGEWLCPRCTCPMLKGRVQKILHWRWGEPPVAVPAPPQVDGNPDAPPPRPLQGRSEREFFVKWVGLSYWHCSWAKELQLEIFHLVMYRNYQRKNDMDEPPPLDYGSGEDDGKSDKRKVKDPHYAEMEEKYYRFGIKPEWMTVHRIINHSVDKKGNYHYLVKWRDLPYDQSTWEEDEMNIPEYEDHKQSYWRHRELIMGEDPAQPRKYKKKKKELQGDGPPNSPTNDPTVKYETQPRFITATGGTLHMYQLEGLNWLRFSWAQGTDTILADEMGLGKTIQTIVFLYSLYKEGHTKGPFLVSAPLSTIINWEREFQMWAPKFYVVTYTGDKDSRAIIRENEFSFEDNAIKGGKKAFKMKREAQVKFHVLLTSYELITIDQAALGSIRWACLVVDEAHRLKNNQSKFFRVLNGYKIDHKLLLTGTPLQNNLEELFHLLNFLTPERFNNLEGFLEEFADISKEDQIKKLHDLLGPHMLRRLKADVFKNMPAKTELIVRVELSPMQKKYYKYILTRNFEALNSRGGGNQVSLLNIMMDLKKCCNHPYLFPVAAMESPKLPSGAYEGGALIKSSGKLMLLQKMLRKLKEQGHRVLIFSQMTKMLDLLEDFLDYEGYKYERIDGGITGALRQEAIDRFNAPGAQQFCFLLSTRAGGLGINLATADTVIIFDSDWNPHNDIQAFSRAHRIGQANKVMIYRFVTRASVEERITQVAKRKMMLTHLVVRPGLGSKAGSMSKQELDDILKFGTEELFKDENEGENKEEDSSVIHYDNEAIARLLDRNQDATEDTDVQNMNEYLSSFKVAQYVVREEDKIEEIEREIIKQEENVDPDYWEKLLRHHYEQQQEDLARNLGKGKRVRKQVNYNDAAQEDQDNQSEYSVGSEEEDEDFDERPEGRRQSKRQLRNEKDKPLPPLLARVGGNIEVLGFNTRQRKAFLNAVMRWGMPPQDAFTTQWLVRDLRGKTEKEFKAYVSLFMRHLCEPGADGSETFADGVPREGLSRQQVLTRIGVMSLVKKKVQEFEHINGRWSMPELMPDPSADSKRSSRASSPTKTSPTTPEASAANSPCTSKPATPAPSEKGDGVRTPLEKDEAENQEEKPEKNSKIGEKMETEADAPSPALSLGERPESRKIPLEDEEPGVAGEMEPEPGYRGDREKSATESTPGERGEEKPLDGQEHRERPEGETGDLGKREDVKGGRELRSGPRDEPRSNGRREEKAEKPRFMFNIADGGFTELHTLWQNEERAAISSGKLNEIWHRRHDYWLLAGIVLHGYARWQDIQNDAQFAIINEPFKTEANKGNFLEMKNKFLARRFKLLEQALVIEEQLRRAAYLNLSQEPAHPAMALHARFAEAECLAESHQHLSKESLAGNKPANAVLHKVLNQLEELLSDMKADVTRLPATLSRIPPIAARLQMSERSILSRLASKGTEPHPTPVFPPGPYATPPGYGAAFSSAPVGALAAAGANYSQMPAGSFITAATNGPPVLVKKEKEMVGALVSDGLDRKEPRAGEVICIDD